Proteins encoded by one window of Lathyrus oleraceus cultivar Zhongwan6 chromosome 1, CAAS_Psat_ZW6_1.0, whole genome shotgun sequence:
- the LOC127107408 gene encoding uncharacterized protein LOC127107408 has product MERVFPASVGVQRQCSVAENNLRRVQGEVDQYGVGQMNQGGSSHQFRPRPRTFKRRQVQHARPNHPPQCQVCKKFHFGRCTAGVIRCFKCQGESHMSRECPQNRNQMQGRSVGRVYTLDARKAKSNNALIAGMCFINNHPCFILFDCGATHSFVSIWCMKRLGLQAIPLSPPMVVTTAMDHVVETPLICKSCSLSVNGRIFQIDLICLPLKKVDVVLGMDWLSANSVFIGCEEKLIIIPSSEATPKDVLTTILEGTVDMVNLLFENEKSVLLVPTKEPSDNLSVTQIPVVCEFLEVFPEDVTSLPPEREVEFSIDLILGTTPISVSPYRMAPLELREC; this is encoded by the coding sequence ATGGAAAGAGTGTTCCCAGCTAGTGTAGGGGTGCAAAGACAATGTAGTGTGGCTGAGAATAATTTGAGAAGGGTTCAAGGAGAGGTTGATCAATATGGAGTTGGCCAAATGAACCAGGGAGGATCAAGTCATCAGTTTAGGCCTAGACCTCGAACCTTCAAAAGAAGGCAAGTGCAACATGCAAGACCTAACCATCCTCCGCAATGTCAAGTATGTAAGAAGTTCCATTTCGGAAGATGTACCGCTGGTGTAATTAGGTGTTTTAAGTGTCAAGGAGAAAGTCACATGTCTAGGGAATGTCCTCAGAATAGGAACCAGATGCAGGGGAGGAGCGTCGGTCGAGTTTATACTTTGGATGCAAGGAAGGCTAAGAGCAACAATGCCTTAATTGCTGGTATGTGTTTCATCAATAATCATCCTTGTTTTATATTGTTTGATTGTGGGGCGACACACTCTTTTGTATCAATTTGGTGCATGAAGCGTCTTGGCTTGCAAGCAATTCCCTTGTCTCCTCCTATGGTGGTTACTACCGCAATGGATCATGTGGTTGAGACACCGTTGATTTGTAAAAGTTGTTCGCTCTCGGTGAATGGTAGAATTTTCCAGATTGATCTTATTTGTTTACCACTTAAGAAGGTTGATGTGGTTTTGGGGATGGATTGGCTTTCCGCCAACTCGGTGTTTATTGGTTGTGAAGAGAAGTTGATTATCATTCCATCTAGTGAAGCTACTCCAAAGGATGTACTAACTACTATCTTGGAAGGTACAGTTGACATGGTTAATTTATTATTTGAGAATGAAAAGTCAGTTCTCTTGGTTCCTACCAAGGAGCCTAGCGATAATCTGAGTGTTACACAAATCCCTGTTGTTTGTGAATTTTTGGAAGTTTTTCCTGAGGATGTCACCTCTCTTCCTCCTGAAAGGGAAGTGGAATTCTCTATTGATCTGATACTTGGGACAACTCCAATCTCCGTCTCTCCATATCGCATGGCGCCACTAGAGTTGAGAGagtgttag